Below is a genomic region from Cloeon dipterum chromosome 2, ieCloDipt1.1, whole genome shotgun sequence.
ACCTTCCACGATTGCTTCGATTTCAGGCTGAAGACGAACATGTGACTGTCGTGGTAGTAAGGCGTCATGTAGGCGAAGAATCCGTGCGGCGTCTCGTCCACCACCATGTCGCGAATTTGAAAGTCAAAAGGATAAGTGTGTTCGAGTTCGCGATGGTCGTTAGCTAGGTTGAAAATCAACAGTTTGGGGGGACAATCGAAGGTGCCGCTGTCGTGCACCCACAGCCGCCCAACAGAGTCCACTTCCAGTCCTCTTGCAGCGTGAATTGTACTGCGGCAATCGCCCATTCTCTGCAACAAATTATGTGGATCTAACTTCCTAGCAAGAGGATATCCTGAAGACATATACTTTTGAACAGCATATGTCAGAGGTGGAAATCTATTTTCTTGCCGAGGATATTCAAAGAATATCCAGAAGATATACTTATGAACAGCCCATATGTCAATAGGCGGATATCCTCGGATATCCACTTTCTTGCCGGGTTGcgataattcaattttgacaaaatactGACGTGATGGATCCAGGATGGGTATGCAGAGAGCTTCGGGCTGGTGCCAAGATTGGCGCTGCTTGTCGGCAAATACACCAGACTCGCCGGAAGGTGAGTGTCTTTAGAATTGTACAAGCTGAGGAAAATCCTATGGCCGTACACAGCCATGTAATTAGGCTGGATTTCGTCTGGTTTGAAAGATCTGTGTACCAGGGCCTCTTTCCTGACCGCCTCGGATGGCGGCCAATAGTAAGCCATTACTTCCGGCCACTCGTAGACCGTTGTGAAGTCGACGGCGGTAGCCAAGGACAGGAAGACAAGGAAAATGGCAACGGAAATCGCACGAGTCATGTTTCAGCGTTTTCCAACTTTTGACATAAGAATTCCACACTTCTTAAACCGGTACTTTTATAAAAGAGATGGGGGAGATAATGGATCAGAAATTAATAAGAACGCAGTTTACTCACCGATGAATGATTCGCAAGAGGAGCTGCTGATCGACTCGCATTCAATAACAACGTCTGCTCCTTTTTATATCCGACAAAAACACGAAGAGAAGAAGGGGACAGACTAATTTTTGGGggtttttaaagtttatatttaaaaataatggataCCAAGCAGCAATTACATTAATTCTTCGTGTAACCTTTGtatggatgaaaaattatagctacgctaattaaaatggttttaaataagttttattttgtatttttcaagcATAGAacgagtaaaatttatttgtttgctgttGTGGCCGAtcgaaaaaatggcaaataatGTCATGGATCTAGAAGAAGCGAACACATCACGTGCTGTGTAAAAATTAAGACGCACGTAGTGAGTGTTATTGTGGCCGAAAAAGCTGCGGTGGTGTTATCATTTTGGTCTTGACCTTTCTCCGTTTCACAGCGAAAAACAACACAGATAATGGACACACGTATACGAACAATTTTAGACAGAGAACCCAAAAATTTGGAGACTTGAAATTAATAGAGGGATGAAATGAGCCTTGACTAGtacaattattacaaaatatatgaATCCGAATAAACGTACTATGGTCAAaacttatcaaaattttgctgcGAGCGGCAAAAAAGAACGGAGGTCATTAGTGACGCACGTTGTTTGCCGCTGGCGTCTTTTGCTCTCCGAAAATTCGAGGCTTGATAGCAAAATTGATTAGCTCATTACTATTTGCGTCCTCTATTAATAAGCCAAAATATACCActcatatttcttttttaagcattatctgatttttaagttggttaaaagaaaaagcgaTTTATTTAACTGGTTgagcattcaatttttattgaaaacctCGGACGAACATCCAAGTCTACTCGTTTTTGAGGTTGCACAGCTTTCCGCGGAAGCCGGGCAGGCAGTTGCACTCCCAGGGTTGGTCGCAGGTGCCGTTGACGCAGCCAGGGTAGGGGTGGCACACGTCGCAGTTGTCGCCCTTCCAGCCGACCTTGCAACGGCAATCGTCGACTTCTAGGCAGACGCCGTGCTCCAGGTTGCACGTCTCGGAGCAAACTGCACGCGATAAAAGGGGATTTTACTCTTTGATcgagcaaaaatcaatttattcgaGTTCAGAGGGCACGTACCTGGCGAAGCCTCGAAGATGTAGGACTTGACGCCGACTGGAGCCTTCAAAAGCCGATATTTTGGGTTTACTTTCTGGTTGTACACGGTCATCCAGAGAGTTCCATTCTGGTCCAAGGCAACAGTGAACGGCCAGGTAAAATCCAAGTCGGCGAACTAAAACCAAACGATAAACCGGTTCAAAGACTGAGAATTACTGAGTGAAAGTAGAAAAATGATGAACTCAAACAGAAATCGTAATTTGTGACCTACCCCATGGAGAGGTTGCTCCTGGAACGGCTGGGAAGTATTCAAAGAGGAAGTGTAGTTCTTCGACTCAAAGGCGGTATAAATGGTGCCGAggttgtccatcagcattctGTACGGCTCTGCGGTCCAGGTTCCGATCGATATCGGGATTGCAGTTTCAGTTTCATTCCGCAGTAAAGCAGTGGAAATCGTGTGCAGTTCGTTGTCGTTCTGTTTGGCTAGGTAGACCTGTCTCGCAGGTCCCTTTTTCGGGGAGAGGGCGATTGCTGTCCATAGTGTGTCTGGCGTTTCCACGATCCAcgattgatttttcttcaaactaAAGACAACGATATGTTTCCGAAAATATCGCGAGATGTAGGCGAAATATCCGTCGGGAGTCTCGTCGAGGACTAGATCGTGAAAGAAATAGGGGGAAGAAAACTGATGGACGAGTTCGAGTGTATCGTTCTTCTCCAGGTTGAAAATCCACAATTTGGCATTGCAGCTGCTGGTTCCCTCATCGAGCACCCACAACCTGCCAATGGCGTCCACTTCCAGCCCTCTAGCAAACTGGATTTTGTTGCAATCCCTCGATCCCTGCAAAAAGATTGTGACTCACCTttccaatttataaaatttactacTGACATCAGAATGCATGTCCCACGAAGGGAATGGAGTGAGTTTCGGGTGTGCAGTGGACACGCTGTTGGTCGGGATCGACACCAGAGTAAGGGGAACTATTTCATTGTCGGAAAGGCTGAGGAAGAGCCTCGATTCGTACACAGCCGAGCTGAGAGGCCAAGGGTTGAAAGCATTCTCTTGCAGAGCCTTTGTCTTGATCTCCTCGGACGGCCAATCGCACTCCAACTCATTCGACTCGTAGACCGGAGTGAAGTTGACGGCGGTGGCCAGGGAAAAAACGCCGAGCAAGAAAATAGAAAGGAACGGAGCCATGCTCCCAGCCTCTTTCCAACTGTTAACataaattgttacaaaaaaataaataaaaataaagttgacAGCAGCAAGCTGTTTAAAACTATAGGCTCAATAAACACTATGAAAGGAAAGCAAATAACTATTTcaatgaaaggaaaaatctgAGCCACAATGGACAAAACAAACTTAGAGGGAAAGAAAAGCACTCACCAGACGGGAAAGAATCGCAAGAGAAAGCAACTAGCCGTCAGAGGCTGCGCCTTTTTATTTCGGACAAGAATCGATGGGGAAAGGGAAACCGGACTCGTGTGGAGGGCGAAGGAACAACTACTGATAATTGTTgccaagagcaaaaaaaacttcatttggcattaattccattttgaCAGAATTTAATGTGATTTAAACGCTGTTGAAAAACATTCACTGTCCATTTTTTcccgaaaaatttgaaagttaacAAAACAACAAACGTTTATTTTGTGTACATGCCGCGAGAAAATTGAACAGCTTTTTGACCACGAGAGTCCGAAAAGGCTATCGCAGTGTTATCGGTTTGCTCTTGACCTCTTTCCGTCTCTCAATGCGAAAAACAATCCAATTATATATATTACCCAAAAAGTAAAATACGATGAGAGTACAGCATTAATTAACACGACAGcatcattttgttttgagaataaaaaaaaaacaaactctgaTTTCATTGCACTGCTTCACggctgaaattatttaatccatAAATGATTGtctcatgaataaaaattaaacatatggTTTGAATCAACACGTGATTTAGAGTCTCAGAGgcacgaaaataataattgaaatctgccTTTTACCGCTATAAGTgttcaactttttttaattttttttcatccctAAAGAGCAGCGCTGTCGTCGCTTATTAGCAACCTGTAACCTTCCAAAATTCACTCGGGCTCAGGTAGACTAGCAGAAATGTCGTTTCAAAAAGCGTTGTGCGTGATTTGTGAGTGTCccacggcggacggcgctgtcctcgctgtccacgtgaacaaggaaaaattgcagaattgGTTTCTCAACGCCTGCGAGCACGAGTTGGCCGATGATATCCTGGATGAgcacaaaatttgctacttttgcatcggggacgccgagtgagttcaaagaattaaggaatttttcttttatatttgaggaattttcccTTAAGGTTCCTctggaaattcaatggaaTGACAGAtggaagccatcagatgtgaaaatcacAACTGtgctacttatttccacacgTCTCAAGAAAGAGATGAGCACAACAAGAATGTTCACGAGAAAAGTTCaattgcagtttttgtgggAAGGAAGTCGTGGGATCATCAAACTACAACCATCATGTTTACAATGTTCATAAagattttcctgtaaaatgctctcttcGTGAgtgcatttcttttttcaaaacgaaaattgaaatgaaaacacactttaTGTGAGAGAATATGTGGCAATATCACAGATTTTCCTCCATCTCGGATTCATCTTATTGTTTATGCAATTTCTTTACATCTTTACAACCCGATGTCACAGGGCAGATATCtcggatatccaatttcttgctgggtGGATGATTCGCAAGGGGAGCGGCTGATAGACTTCTTATCCAATACCAAAACGTCCGCACCTTTTTATATTCCACAAAAACGCAATGATAAGAATAGGACAGACTAAATTTTGGTGgtttttaaagttattaattaaaataacggaTACACCAAGCAGCAATGTTACATTCATTCTTTGTGTGGATGAAAATACAAGGGAATATTCTAGCTATGGTTGTTACaatggttttaaatatatattaattttgttatattcATGCATCGAAGGATcgagtgaaaaaattgatctgTTTGCTCTTGTGGCCGATCGAAAATACAAATGGCAAAGGTCATGGATCTCGAAGAAGCGAGCACATCACGTGCTGTGTAAAAATTAAGACGCACGTACTGAGTGTTATTGTGGCCGAAAAGGTTGCGGCAGTGCGTTATCAATTTGGTCTTGACCTTTCTTCGTTTCACAGATAATGGTCACACGTATACGAACAAATTCACAATTTGAGACACAGTACCCAACAAATTGGATAGTTGAAATTCTCTTATTTGATTTGAGAGtgacaaaacaattttctccTCACAATAGACGCGTGAAAGACGCTGCTCTcaccttttttaaaagaatgtATTGTTTTTTCTTGGGACAGCGAGCTGAAGGGCAACGTTTCGGCCAAGAACTCGGATCATGCGTTGAtttcgcaataaaattaacacttCATTCATAGTCTGATGAATTATATTagatgaaaattatcaaaatttggcTTTGGGTGGCAAAAGAGAGCAGAGGTCAGTAGTGACGTACGTTGTTTGTCGCTGGAGTGTCCTTTGCACTCCGAAAACTCAAGGCTTGATAGAAAAATCGATAACTCATATCGCATCGAAAACATTgcttattttcatatatttaaatcGTTATTTCAAGTTTGTTggtttaaagaaaaaacgaaTAATTTAACTGGTTgagcattcaatttttattgaaaacctCGGACGAACATCCAAGTTTACTCGTTTTTGAGGTTGCACAGCTTTCCACGGAAGCCGGGCAGGCAGTTGCACTCCCAGGGTTGGTCGCAGGTGCCGTTGACGCAGCCAGGGTAGGGTTGGCACACGTCACAGTTGTCACCCTTCCAGCCGACCTTGCAACGGCAGTCGTCGACTTCCAGGCATACGCCGTGCTCCAGGTTGCACGTCTCCGAGCAAACTACGTGATAAAAGGGGATTTTACTCTTTTATcgagcaaaaatcaatttattcgaGTTCAGAGAGCACGTACCTGGCGTAGCCTCGAAGATGTAGGACTTGACGCCGACTGGAGCCTTCAAAAGCCGATATTTTGGCTTTATATTCTTGTCGTACACGGTCATCCAGAGAGTTCCATTCTGGTCCAAGGCAACAGTGAACGGCCAGGTAAAATCCAAGTCGGCGAACTAAAACCAACCAATGCACCAattcataaacaaaattatgtaaattttggctgtaattaatttcttccaaCTCAATTAGTACCCTACCCCATGGAAAGGCTTCTCCTGGAACGGCTGGGAAGTATTCAAAGAGGAAGTGTAGTTTTTAGACTCAAAGGTGGTGTAAATAGTGCCAAggttgtccatcagcattctATAAGGCTCTGCGGTCCAGGTTCCAATTGATTTCGGGGTGGCAGTTTCAGTTCCATTCCGCAGCAAAGCAGCAGAAATCGTGTGAAGTTCGTAGTCGTACTGTTTGCCGAGGTAGACCTGTCTCGCGGGTCCCTTTTTCGGTGCGAGGGCGATTGCGGTCCATTGCATGTCTGGCGTTTCCACGACCCACGATTGATTGGTCTTCAAGCTAAAGACGACGATTTGTTCCCGATAAAACCGCGAGATGTAGGCGAAATATCCGTCGGGAGTCTCGTCAAGGACCAGGTCGTGCAAGAGATAGGGAAAGGAAAACTGATGGACGTGTTCGAGCGTGTCGTTCTTTTCCAGGTTGAAAATCCACAATTTGGCATCGCAGCTATCGGTTCCTTCGTCCAGCACCCACAGCCTGCCATTGGCGTCCACTTCCAGCCCTTTGGCAAACTGGATTTTGTTGCAATCCCTCAATCCCTGCAAAAAGATTGTGACTCacctttccaatttttaaaattcactacTGACAACAGAATTCATGTCCCACGATGGGAATGGAGCGAGTTTCGGGTGTGTAGTGGACACGCTGTTGGTCGGGATCGACACCAGAGTCACGGGAACCTTTTCGTTGTTGGAAAGGCTGAGGAAGAGCCTCGATCCGTACACAGCCGAGCTGATAGGCCAAGGGTTGAAAGTATTCTCTTGCAGAGCCTTTGTCTTGATCTCCTCGGACGGCCAGTCAAACTCCAACTCATTCGACTCGTAGACCGGAGTGAAGGTGGCAGCCATGGCCAGGGATGAAAGGCCCAGGAAAAAAATGGAGAGGAAGAACGGAGCCATGCTTCCAGCCTCTTTCCAACTGTTAACATAAATTGAAATGTGTGAGGGTAAATAAACACTATGAAcagaaagtaaataattatttaaataaaaatacaaaattgcagTCAAACACCACGATCAGAGgacaatgaataaaaatctctttAGAGTAAAAAAACAGCACTCACCAGACGGCAGGAATGGCAAGAGAAAGCAGCTAGCCGTCCAACACTGCGCCTTTTTATTTAGTCAAGAATGCAGGGGAAAGGGAAACCGGACTCTATTGTGGCGGGCCAAGGACCAAAAGATGATAATTGTTGCCAAGCactaacaaaaattcattgggCATTAATTTGTGTTCGTTCCATGTTGACAGAAGCGAGGAATGAATTGAATGTAAGAGATAAATGCGGTTAAAATGCATTCACTCTCGAATTTTtgtgttgaaatttattaaatttaataaaacagaaaGTTGAGAAAATTAAGCAGTTTGACGCTTGTGAGCATGAGAGGCCAAAGAGGCTACCGCACTGTTATCGGTTTGGTCTTGACCTCTCTCCGTCGCTCTAACTAAGCGAAAAACAATCCAATTATGTAATCCAGTGTATAACatattaccaaaaattaaaatgcggtGAGAGTGCAGCAATAATTAACGCTGTCCCATGTATTTTTctgccaaaaaaaaaaattattttccaaacccTCTATCGGGGTGCTaagtgaaattgatttttaattgtttcttgtTTGTGCCCGACggagaaaaatggcaaagGTCATGATCACGGCCAGCATCTGTTTgttttgagatttaaaataaaaattaaatgatttaattgcaCTGCCTCACGTGCAGACTCGTTGGctgaaatcaaatcaattcattaatttgtctaatggattaaaattaaatgtggttTGAATCAACGTGTGATTttgaggaaagaaaaaaattaaaaaaaaaatctgtctgTGACCGCAGCCAAGAGTACAAAGAGAGTGGCGTTTTTTGGGTTTCAGTCACCCCTTGGATGAGtgggaaatatattttcctcctTCTCGGATTCATCtcaactatttaaaaaactgtATACCCTTATCgaagtaaaaatgtttcataatttctttaaatggtgctaaaaatgttcaaatgttttctaaattttgttacCTCCGCATAAGCAGCACTGTAATCTTCTAGCTagccacctgcaaccttccatcgTGCAAATTGGACGTTTTTCtattgtttatttgaaaagtgatcgcttaaaaattgtcaagtgcaatcgctgcaagagcaaattcaaatttcatggTTTGTACAAATCGCACTTGAAATCATGCagatagaaataatttaaattcggaccaaaacaaaaaatatcattcctctgcttgatttttgaaacattcattttttaatacggCATTGATGATTTCTCACCTTGTCGCCGATGTTGCATAAAAGGCGTTTCTGAAGTTTATCAAGTTTtgagaatattaatttgggAACGCTTTTTCCGATCCCGTAGAATCCTAGCTGCACTTTTGCGCTGGAGTCATTTAAGAGTTCTATTTTATACGACATATTGATACCGTGATTAACTTTTCTTCGTTATCAGTTCTTTTTAAGGAAGCAGCCAATCGCTAAATCAGCATAGCAGTTTTAATTGAactcaa
It encodes:
- the LOC135935824 gene encoding protein yellow-like, with the protein product MAPFFLSIFFLGLSSLAMAATFTPVYESNELEFDWPSEEIKTKALQENTFNPWPISSAVYGSRLFLSLSNNEKVPVTLVSIPTNSVSTTHPKLAPFPSWDMNSVGLRDCNKIQFAKGLEVDANGRLWVLDEGTDSCDAKLWIFNLEKNDTLEHVHQFSFPYLLHDLVLDETPDGYFAYISRFYREQIVVFSLKTNQSWVVETPDMQWTAIALAPKKGPARQVYLGKQYDYELHTISAALLRNGTETATPKSIGTWTAEPYRMLMDNLGTIYTTFESKNYTSSLNTSQPFQEKPFHGFADLDFTWPFTVALDQNGTLWMTVYDKNIKPKYRLLKAPVGVKSYIFEATPVCSETCNLEHGVCLEVDDCRCKVGWKGDNCDVCQPYPGCVNGTCDQPWECNCLPGFRGKLCNLKNE
- the LOC135935901 gene encoding protein yellow-like — translated: MTRAISVAIFLVFLSLATAVDFTTVYEWPEVMAYYWPPSEAVRKEALVHRSFKPDEIQPNYMAVYGHRIFLSLYNSKDTHLPASLVYLPTSSANLGTSPKLSAYPSWIHHRMGDCRSTIHAARGLEVDSVGRLWVHDSGTFDCPPKLLIFNLANDHRELEHTYPFDFQIRDMVVDETPHGFFAYMTPYYHDSHMFVFSLKSKQSWKVDTPRVEGFSIALSPKGEPRQLFLGNYSSGEVVSYSVDELRNGIRTASPTRIAGTLSSFPNRMAVDKAGTLYASIWGKNYITSWNMSQPLQEHRYYQVIKSSYSKN
- the LOC135935983 gene encoding protein yellow-like yields the protein MAPFLSIFLLGVFSLATAVNFTPVYESNELECDWPSEEIKTKALQENAFNPWPLSSAVYESRLFLSLSDNEIVPLTLVSIPTNSVSTAHPKLTPFPSWDMHSDGSRDCNKIQFARGLEVDAIGRLWVLDEGTSSCNAKLWIFNLEKNDTLELVHQFSSPYFFHDLVLDETPDGYFAYISRYFRKHIVVFSLKKNQSWIVETPDTLWTAIALSPKKGPARQVYLAKQNDNELHTISTALLRNETETAIPISIGTWTAEPYRMLMDNLGTIYTAFESKNYTSSLNTSQPFQEQPLHGFADLDFTWPFTVALDQNGTLWMTVYNQKVNPKYRLLKAPVGVKSYIFEASPVCSETCNLEHGVCLEVDDCRCKVGWKGDNCDVCHPYPGCVNGTCDQPWECNCLPGFRGKLCNLKNE